The following DNA comes from Henckelia pumila isolate YLH828 unplaced genomic scaffold, ASM3356847v2 CTG_461:::fragment_3, whole genome shotgun sequence.
attttagttttttttttcgatgtaGTGTTGGTCTGCACATTTAAAACGTTGACGTGGATCTGAAATGTATAGTGTCATATCAATATTTTCGATGAAAAATgtctaaatttttcaaaaatcaaaatatgcagaactaaaattaatgataattaatatgaaaatatatatgaCCAAAATTATAACTCGACAAATTACAGAACCAAAATCGCAATTTTAATTTCCATAATTTAATTTATCGATGTAAGAATTTTCGACTAGATTACTATTAGGCCAACTTAGAATTCAGTCTTTGACGTCAAACATAACTTAGGATTCAGTTCACGTGTCAAAAACTTTGTTTGACATAAATTCATGAGTTTCGAGTATCAATAAATTTTAATTGGATATATTGTTTGTCATATGTAAGACACAAAAACTAATTATACAATAACTATAGGTACGTATCGTCGAGAATATAGCATAACTACACAAATTTTAAGTATATATATCAACCGACTGAAATCAGACATATAATTGCATATAATTATAGTTTTTAGATGTGAAATTTCAACAAATTTTTGGGCTCACGAGGTACATATTGTTTAAAACATGGTACAATTACTATATGTATTTCTGGTACCAGGTCCAGCAAGCTAACCAAATTGAATATGAtcaataattaacttaaattagATATATGTTAAATTTGTATGTTTAAATTATAAGTACCATTGCATAATGGAGCCATACTTCGGAGGCCGGAGCGCACAAGAATCTAACTCGTGCCTCAAATGGCGAAAGAAACAAGGCACAAAACTCACAAGAAAATCAGCAGATTTATTGGTCAAACCAAGAGAATATTCGCGTGCCAAAAGGTATAATCCTCTTCCAATAtttgttttaataatattaatatcccTTCTATTAATTTCTCCCccaccaatatatatatatttgtgtttaAGCTTGTTAATTCCTTCGTATACGAACATATATATGTCAATTCAGTCATGAAGTTTTGGAAGATTTTGAGAAATCTAATCAACCAGACGTTGCCTGACTGGAAAGACAAGTTTTTATCCTACAAAGAACTGAAGCAGCATCTGAATCTCATCTATCCCAACAAGGTTAACGGCATTCTTGGAGACGAGAGGCCCAACAAGCGGCCCCGAATCAGCCGCAAGCACGCTACGCAGACCGTGGCGGCCATAAACGAGTTTCTGAATCTTCTGCTTTCGGAGATCAACAAGTTTAACAAATTCGTGATAAACAAAGAGGAAGAGTACATAATCAAATTGcaggtatatatatatgagaaatAATATGGTGAGCAACCATCGTGAACATCCATGTGAGCACCTGCTGAGCTCACCGTATCATTTATCGGTATATTAATTATGACAAGGAACCCGCGGCAAATATTGTCCTTTAGACTCAGAATAATATGTGACTAACATGCATGCATGTTATATATGATCAGATGCTGAAAGACGACTTGGTCGAGGCTCGATGTTCGACGGCGGAGCTGATGAAAATAGGAAGGAAAATGGTGGATTTTCATGGAGAGATGATCCTCCTAGAGAACTACAGCGCCCTCAACTACATAGGCTTGCTGAAGATCTTGAAAAAGCACGATAAGAGAAGCAGCGGGGATCATCTGATCCGGCAGGGCTTCGTCCAAATAAtcgtgcagcagcccttcttGAGGACGCAGGTGATAAAGGATCTGGTCAAGGAATGCGAGTCGATGATCATCTCCCACATCTTCTCGGGTCACCAGCACCGGGAGCCGGCCCCGAGTATCCGCGGAGAGCGGCGTGGCGGCTGCGTCGAAGATATTTCCGACGAGGAGCTAGCTGAGATGGAAAACATGTATCTGAGGCTTACTATATCAGCCCTGAGGACTCTGAAGAAAATCAGGAGTGGAAGTTCCAGTCTCAGCATCTTCTCCATGCCTCCGATGGAGGATTGATAGACACGCGTGTGCATGTACGTCGAAAATCAGCAAAATCGTCTTGTAGATTCGCAtccaaaattattatattaaaattgatATTTGACTACTCGAAGTTAGGTATTGGTAAGAGGAGGGGCGGAGCCAAGAATATTGAAAAGTATCTCGGGCCGCCTCCGTCCCATGTTAgtacaacatatatatatatatatgtatgaaaaGTCAGTCAAAATCGAACCGAATTATCTAAAATCGAATTAACATTTTTTCGATAAAACGAACCAATGGAAATTTATTATGAAgaccaaaaaaatcaaataaaaaagaatCTATTATTTTGATCAGTAATGTAAAATTAAACGATCTCGatcttttataatttttttaaaaaaaaatcaagttctACTTCAGAAATTTTAGTCAAAAATTGAATTATataaatttcaattatttattaaataatatattttcaagtcTAATTCTATTgtccaataaaattttattagaaaatttaacaatattaaattttttataaataatattataaggtTTGTTCAGTAAACAAAACTATTATGTTAAAATCCGAAATCAAATAGACCtaaccaatatttttaaaatctaaaactgAACTTCTGAATAAACTGAAATGATTTTTCAAATGAATTCAACTcggtatgttatttttattgaaaCTGATACTTTCTGCCCACCCTTGATTGTAATTGAGGTATGCTCCTGATATGTCGATATATGCTCTTcgttttaaaaataacttttaaatttttattttctttatttcctGAAATACCTAACTAGAAAATTTTACTCATCCCAAAAATTTACAACAAACGATCATTTTTCAAATCTCACAATTGTTAAATTTTCAGTTATTCTAACTAGAATAGCCGCAATACAAGCTCAATAATGATTGCAAAGTTAATAgttctcaaatattttaattttcaaccAATTGATTATTTTTCCTAAATT
Coding sequences within:
- the LOC140872360 gene encoding SPX domain-containing protein 2-like, encoding MKFWKILRNLINQTLPDWKDKFLSYKELKQHLNLIYPNKVNGILGDERPNKRPRISRKHATQTVAAINEFLNLLLSEINKFNKFVINKEEEYIIKLQMLKDDLVEARCSTAELMKIGRKMVDFHGEMILLENYSALNYIGLLKILKKHDKRSSGDHLIRQGFVQIIVQQPFLRTQVIKDLVKECESMIISHIFSGHQHREPAPSIRGERRGGCVEDISDEELAEMENMYLRLTISALRTLKKIRSGSSSLSIFSMPPMED